Proteins from one Leptonema illini DSM 21528 genomic window:
- the nifJ gene encoding pyruvate:ferredoxin (flavodoxin) oxidoreductase, producing the protein METRLTVDGNEACARIAYRLSELIAIYPITPASPMGELADAWAATQQPNLFGQVPAVVEMQSEGGAAGAVHGALQAGTLATTFTASQGLLLMIPNMYKIAGELTPFVLHVAARSVATHALSIFCDHSDVMAARQTGFAILGSTSVQEAHDLSLIAHAATLETRLPFLHFFDGFRTSHEVSTIFPLSDETIHTMIDRNLIREHRQRALTPDHPVLRGTAQNPDVFFQSRERANALYDAAPAIVQKHMDRFAQLTGRSYQVYQYYGAADAEHVIVMMGSGATTARRASQLLNGEGRKTGVLVVRLYRPFDMQMFRDALPATVRSVAVLDRTKEPGATGEPLLLDVMAALFGQRSCSVIGGRYGLSSKEFTPAMAASVFDELQHPTKERFTVGIEDDVNHTSLAVTAEHRKYNVEDEGFRAVFFGLGADGTVSANKNSIKIIGEETDQFGQGHFVYDSKKSGSVTVSHLRTGPTQASIDAPYLVQSADLVAVHQFGLLERLATIDNLREGGILLLNAPYAPGELFAKLPVDLQKAAIAKRIRIFTIDALDVARSVGLGGRISTVMQAAFFELANSIPREQALEKMRYFIEKSYGKRGEAIVKKNFAAIEEAHKRLYQVPLPGAPIGSVPMRSSISGPAPDFVRNVTAEIIAGRGDGLPVSAFPLDGSYPTGTTKYEKRDIALEIPIWEPDLCIQCGKCSFVCPHAVIRIKTHDGASAPAGFRMMPLKGAEAGSMYTIQVSPEDCTGCSLCVEVCPARDKSHTARKALNMHAAADTIEKEKELYRHFDALPWPDRLSIDRIHTVKGSQFLEPLFEFSGACAGCGETPYIKLVTQLFGDRMLVANATGCSSIYGGNLPTTPWAHRADGRGPAWSNSLFEDNAEFGLGMRLAVDQLRDRAIQLLKNESSTVGDDLVTALLINAQHDEADIYEQRQLVDTLKTRIAADTELYDLADYLVRKSLWIIGGDGWGYDIGYGGLDHVLASNANVNILLLDTEVYSNTGGQRSKATPLGAVAKFAAAGKETGKKDLALQALQYGHVYVARVAFGANDAQTIRAVIDAERYNGPSLIIAYSHCIAHGYDLKDGLTQQRLAVRSGHWPLFRYHPDLRETAEPALVLDSKDPDVPLEDYIYNETRYSLLRMMDPKRAATLLTSAKHTIQRNFLHYKEIADESAKEAAARAQGEKA; encoded by the coding sequence ATGGAAACGCGTCTTACCGTCGACGGCAATGAGGCCTGCGCCCGCATCGCCTACAGATTGAGCGAGCTGATCGCCATCTATCCCATTACGCCGGCCTCTCCGATGGGCGAGCTGGCCGATGCCTGGGCGGCGACGCAGCAACCGAACCTTTTCGGGCAGGTGCCTGCCGTCGTTGAGATGCAGAGCGAAGGCGGAGCGGCCGGCGCTGTACACGGAGCGCTGCAGGCAGGCACGCTTGCGACGACGTTTACCGCGTCTCAGGGCCTTCTGCTTATGATTCCGAACATGTACAAGATCGCCGGCGAACTGACGCCCTTTGTGCTGCATGTAGCTGCACGCTCCGTCGCAACGCATGCCCTTTCGATTTTTTGCGATCACTCCGACGTGATGGCGGCGCGACAGACGGGCTTCGCCATTCTCGGATCAACGAGCGTGCAGGAGGCGCACGATCTGTCGCTCATCGCCCATGCGGCGACGCTTGAAACGCGACTGCCCTTTCTGCATTTCTTCGACGGCTTTCGCACTTCGCATGAGGTATCGACGATCTTTCCTTTAAGCGACGAAACGATCCATACGATGATCGATCGTAATCTGATCCGAGAGCACCGCCAGCGTGCGTTAACCCCCGATCATCCGGTGCTTCGCGGAACGGCGCAGAATCCCGACGTCTTTTTTCAATCCCGGGAGCGTGCGAATGCTCTTTATGACGCGGCGCCGGCCATCGTGCAGAAGCATATGGATCGCTTCGCGCAGCTGACCGGGCGCTCGTATCAGGTCTATCAGTACTATGGCGCTGCCGATGCCGAGCATGTCATCGTCATGATGGGATCAGGCGCCACAACGGCGCGGCGCGCCTCGCAGCTTCTGAACGGCGAAGGACGCAAAACGGGCGTGCTTGTCGTTCGCCTTTACCGCCCCTTTGATATGCAGATGTTTCGCGACGCCCTGCCGGCAACGGTTCGGTCCGTGGCCGTGCTCGATCGCACAAAGGAGCCCGGTGCTACAGGGGAGCCGCTTCTTCTCGACGTCATGGCCGCTCTTTTCGGGCAACGTTCCTGCTCGGTCATCGGAGGACGCTACGGCCTCTCGTCCAAAGAGTTCACGCCGGCGATGGCGGCATCGGTATTCGACGAATTGCAGCATCCCACAAAAGAACGTTTTACCGTCGGCATCGAAGACGACGTGAATCATACAAGCCTTGCGGTCACCGCCGAACACCGGAAGTATAACGTCGAAGACGAAGGCTTTCGCGCCGTCTTCTTCGGCCTCGGCGCGGACGGCACGGTCAGCGCGAATAAGAACTCGATCAAGATCATCGGCGAAGAAACGGATCAGTTCGGCCAGGGGCATTTCGTCTATGACTCGAAGAAATCCGGCTCGGTGACCGTATCACATCTGCGCACCGGACCGACGCAGGCATCGATCGACGCTCCGTATCTTGTGCAATCCGCCGATCTTGTGGCCGTGCATCAGTTCGGATTGCTCGAACGACTTGCCACCATCGACAATCTGCGCGAAGGCGGCATCCTGCTTCTGAACGCCCCGTATGCGCCCGGCGAACTCTTTGCAAAGCTTCCCGTCGATCTGCAGAAGGCGGCCATCGCAAAACGTATTCGCATCTTCACGATCGACGCCCTTGATGTGGCGCGCTCCGTCGGCCTTGGCGGGCGCATCTCCACCGTCATGCAGGCCGCCTTTTTTGAGTTAGCCAACTCTATCCCCAGAGAGCAGGCGCTTGAGAAGATGCGCTACTTCATCGAGAAAAGCTACGGCAAACGCGGCGAGGCCATCGTAAAAAAGAACTTCGCCGCCATCGAAGAGGCGCATAAACGGCTGTATCAGGTGCCTCTGCCCGGGGCGCCCATCGGCTCCGTGCCCATGCGATCGTCCATCAGCGGACCGGCGCCCGATTTCGTGCGAAACGTAACGGCTGAGATCATCGCCGGTCGCGGCGACGGGCTGCCCGTCAGCGCCTTTCCTCTGGACGGGAGTTATCCGACCGGGACGACGAAGTATGAGAAGCGCGACATCGCCCTTGAGATTCCCATCTGGGAGCCCGATCTGTGCATCCAGTGCGGCAAGTGTTCGTTCGTATGTCCGCATGCCGTCATCCGCATCAAAACGCATGACGGCGCGTCGGCTCCGGCCGGCTTTCGCATGATGCCGCTAAAAGGCGCCGAAGCCGGCAGCATGTACACGATTCAGGTATCGCCCGAGGACTGCACCGGATGCTCGCTCTGCGTCGAGGTCTGTCCGGCGCGCGACAAGTCGCATACGGCACGCAAGGCGCTCAATATGCATGCCGCCGCCGACACCATCGAAAAAGAGAAGGAGTTATACAGGCATTTTGACGCCCTTCCCTGGCCCGATCGTCTTTCTATCGATCGCATTCATACCGTAAAGGGATCACAGTTCCTCGAACCGCTCTTTGAGTTCTCGGGCGCCTGCGCCGGATGCGGCGAAACGCCCTATATCAAGCTTGTAACGCAGCTTTTCGGCGATCGCATGCTCGTCGCCAATGCAACGGGCTGCTCTTCGATCTATGGCGGCAATCTGCCGACGACGCCCTGGGCCCATCGCGCCGACGGACGCGGTCCGGCATGGTCGAATTCGCTTTTTGAGGATAACGCCGAGTTCGGCCTTGGCATGCGTCTGGCCGTCGATCAGCTGCGCGATCGAGCCATCCAGCTTTTAAAAAACGAAAGCTCTACCGTTGGAGACGATCTCGTAACGGCTCTTCTGATAAACGCGCAACACGACGAGGCCGATATCTACGAACAGCGGCAACTCGTGGACACGCTGAAAACGCGCATCGCTGCCGATACCGAGCTCTATGATCTGGCCGATTATCTTGTACGCAAATCTCTGTGGATCATCGGCGGCGACGGATGGGGCTACGACATCGGCTACGGCGGACTCGACCACGTCCTTGCATCAAACGCCAACGTGAATATACTGCTTCTTGATACCGAGGTGTATTCGAATACGGGAGGACAGCGCTCGAAGGCCACTCCGTTAGGCGCCGTGGCGAAATTCGCGGCAGCGGGAAAAGAAACGGGCAAGAAGGATCTGGCCCTTCAGGCGCTCCAATACGGACACGTCTATGTGGCCCGGGTCGCCTTCGGAGCAAACGACGCACAGACGATCCGGGCCGTCATCGATGCGGAGCGTTATAACGGACCGTCGCTGATCATCGCCTACTCGCACTGTATCGCGCATGGTTACGACCTGAAAGACGGACTGACGCAGCAACGGCTTGCCGTTCGCAGCGGGCACTGGCCGCTCTTTCGTTATCACCCTGATCTGCGCGAAACGGCGGAGCCGGCTCTTGTGCTCGACTCAAAGGACCCCGACGTGCCTCTTGAGGATTATATCTACAACGAGACGCGCTACAGCCTGCTGCGTATGATGGATCCGAAGCGGGCCGCTACGCTTCTGACATCGGCGAAGCATACGATACAGCGTAACTTTCTGCATTACAAAGAGATCGCCGATGAAAGCGCGAAAGAAGCGGCGGCACGTGCACAGGGAGAGAAGGCATGA
- a CDS encoding dihydroorotate dehydrogenase-like protein: MNLKTTYLGLDLAHPIVPSASPLSENTDTARRLEDAGAPALVMYSLFEEQILDDQHRLDHFLEHGSHTFAEALTYFPEPDAYASANGEAYLEQIRRLKEHLKIPVIASLNGVSSGGWMSWAEKIEQAGADALELNIFYIPADFDHDPREIEEMYVNDVRAVRERTGLKIAVKIAPFFSSMSYMARRLEEAGADALVMFNRFYEPDFDIEQLQVKPRLKLSQSGDGLLALHWIAILRDHLKIDLAATGGIHDATDIVKALMAGADITMTASALLRRGPEHIQNLVIGLQRWMEEHEYVSVEQMKGSMSYAKVANPSAFERANYMKTLQSYRPERL, translated from the coding sequence ATGAATCTTAAAACGACGTATCTGGGACTCGATCTTGCGCATCCGATCGTTCCTTCGGCCTCGCCGCTCTCTGAAAACACCGATACGGCAAGACGTCTTGAAGATGCCGGCGCTCCCGCCCTTGTGATGTACTCTCTTTTCGAGGAGCAGATCCTCGACGACCAGCATCGACTCGATCATTTTCTCGAACACGGCTCGCATACCTTCGCCGAGGCGCTAACCTATTTTCCCGAGCCAGACGCCTATGCCTCGGCTAACGGAGAGGCCTATCTCGAACAGATTCGCCGTCTGAAAGAACACCTGAAGATACCGGTCATCGCCAGCCTGAACGGCGTCTCATCGGGCGGCTGGATGAGCTGGGCTGAAAAGATCGAGCAGGCCGGAGCCGACGCCCTTGAGCTGAACATCTTTTATATTCCGGCCGACTTCGATCATGATCCCCGCGAAATCGAAGAGATGTATGTGAACGACGTGCGTGCGGTACGCGAACGCACGGGACTCAAGATCGCCGTAAAAATCGCTCCTTTCTTCTCTTCTATGTCGTATATGGCCCGTCGCCTTGAAGAGGCCGGCGCCGACGCCCTTGTGATGTTTAACCGCTTCTACGAGCCCGACTTTGACATCGAGCAGCTTCAGGTAAAGCCGCGCCTGAAGCTCAGTCAGTCGGGCGACGGACTGCTTGCGCTGCACTGGATCGCCATCCTCAGAGATCATCTGAAGATCGACCTGGCCGCCACCGGAGGCATCCATGACGCTACCGATATCGTCAAAGCGCTGATGGCCGGCGCCGATATCACGATGACGGCATCGGCCCTTCTGCGCCGCGGCCCCGAGCACATTCAGAACCTGGTCATCGGCCTGCAACGCTGGATGGAAGAACATGAATACGTTTCCGTAGAACAGATGAAGGGCTCGATGAGTTACGCGAAGGTCGCCAATCCATCGGCCTTCGAACGGGCAAACTACATGAAAACGCTACAGAGCTACAGGCCGGAACGACTCTGA
- the tpx gene encoding thiol peroxidase, whose translation MATTKFKGNDVHTSGSLPAVGQKAPDFKVVGSDLSELNLASFAGKTLILNIFPSIDTAVCASSVRKFNESASSVPNATVLCVSMDLPFAHNRFCGAEGLKNVKTSSDFRYQDFGKAYGVRMEDGPLAGLHARSVVVVGPDGTVKHSELVPDIGQEPNYDAALAAAR comes from the coding sequence ATGGCAACAACAAAATTCAAAGGCAACGACGTTCATACATCGGGGTCGCTTCCCGCCGTCGGCCAGAAAGCGCCGGACTTCAAGGTAGTCGGATCAGATCTTTCTGAGCTCAATCTTGCAAGCTTCGCAGGCAAAACCCTGATTCTGAACATCTTCCCCAGCATCGACACGGCCGTCTGCGCCAGCTCTGTGCGCAAATTCAACGAGTCGGCCTCGTCCGTTCCGAACGCTACGGTGCTCTGCGTTTCGATGGACCTTCCCTTCGCTCATAACCGCTTCTGCGGCGCCGAAGGACTGAAGAACGTAAAGACGTCGTCGGATTTTCGCTATCAGGATTTCGGCAAGGCCTATGGCGTTCGTATGGAGGACGGCCCTCTTGCCGGCCTGCACGCTCGCTCCGTTGTCGTCGTTGGTCCGGATGGCACGGTAAAGCATTCTGAGCTTGTTCCCGATATCGGGCAGGAGCCGAACTACGACGCAGCTCTCGCAGCCGCTCGTTGA
- the groES gene encoding co-chaperone GroES, giving the protein MNIKPLADRVVISPLDSAEEKVGSIYIPDSAKEKPQEGEIVAVGPGRTEDGKVVPMSVKVGDRVLYGKYAGTEIKKDGKDYLIVRESDVLAVIG; this is encoded by the coding sequence ATGAATATCAAACCACTCGCAGACCGTGTGGTCATTTCTCCTCTCGATAGCGCAGAGGAGAAGGTCGGAAGTATCTACATCCCGGACTCGGCAAAAGAAAAGCCGCAGGAAGGCGAGATTGTCGCTGTCGGCCCCGGACGTACGGAAGACGGCAAGGTCGTTCCTATGTCCGTTAAGGTCGGCGACCGCGTTCTCTATGGCAAATATGCCGGAACGGAAATCAAAAAAGACGGCAAAGACTACCTGATCGTTCGCGAAAGCGACGTCCTGGCCGTCATCGGCTGA